The nucleotide sequence AGTGGGTCACCCATTACTGCCCACAGACGAAATTCATCCTTAAAATGGACGATGACATTGTCGTTGACCTGTACCAGTACCGTGATTATCTGAAATCAAGATACCCCGACAGAAAGAATCTCATCCTTGGTCTCTTGCAAGTCGAGGGCAGACCAGTGCGCCGTAAGGAAAGCAAGTGGTACGTCAGCAAAGACGAATTTCCGGACGATTTCTACGCCCCATTCATGTCCGGTTGGGCATATGCCATGACGACCGATGCTGCCAGAGCAATTGTGGCCGAGTCATTCAAGTGGCCATACTTCTGGATCGACGACGTCCATGTCACGGGAACTCTTGCCGAGAAGTGCGGCGTAAAACGAGAGGGTTTGAATCGCTTTTACACCCTTCATGTTGATCACTTACACTGCTGCGTCGAGCTGCCGAACAGCCCTGATTATTACTGTGATTTTTTCGCTGGCCCTTCAGAGGGAGACCTAGACGTGCAGGCCAAATTGTTAAGTCATGCAAAGTCATGTTACATGAACCGCTGCCAGAGACGACCTCCCGAACGGAGTGTGGCTAAGACCTGCGTCCGGCAGAAGGTTGCCCCTCTAGCACCACTGGGCAAGGGTCATGGGGAAATTATCCGCGTCTCTGggctccactgacgatgatgatgttgcCCGAGACACTTCAGATGGACCACAGGGTTTAACATGAACGGATCCAGCCAGGGTCGTTTATCTCGTGGGAtatatgattggttttctcaAGAGGTGTTTATGGAAAAAATGTATTTACTTGTAAGATTtctttgtatattatatatttattttgtaatgtgaatttctttttttttatagaaatctTAAGGGAATGTAAGCATAGTAAACGTACTGATTATATCAATGGCTTCGACATTTATCTTTGATTTTATCAGT is from Panulirus ornatus isolate Po-2019 chromosome 57, ASM3632096v1, whole genome shotgun sequence and encodes:
- the LOC139766210 gene encoding beta-1,3-galactosyltransferase 5-like, encoding MKFSRYMKSVLCSVSLTDIYQWIRTMGRPKAWCHPWGLLFLCMILTVGLMVGVWQNLLTTQHIMTPPPVSVNPLYPSRSRLLDLADFSYIINNDVCGAASVFITVIIHTHPANRLERDTMRRNIPSEDLLDLGMRRVFLLGRAEWDDQTLYHKTPQWKINDENVKYRDIIQGNFKEHYHNLTYKHVMGLQWVTHYCPQTKFILKMDDDIVVDLYQYRDYLKSRYPDRKNLILGLLQVEGRPVRRKESKWYVSKDEFPDDFYAPFMSGWAYAMTTDAARAIVAESFKWPYFWIDDVHVTGTLAEKCGVKREGLNRFYTLHVDHLHCCVELPNSPDYYCDFFAGPSEGDLDVQAKLLSHAKSCYMNRCQRRPPERSVAKTCVRQKVAPLAPLGKGHGEIIRVSGLH